A genomic stretch from Sphingopyxis sp. YR583 includes:
- a CDS encoding Lrp/AsnC family transcriptional regulator gives MSGSSTRAGRGLDDFDRAILRIVQHDNKTPQRRIAEAVNLSAAAVQRRIAAMEAAGVIERNVAVISPEALSLAITAIVEVHLCDERAATVDKAKALFAGEPAVQQVYYATGGVSFVLVIICRDMREYEALTRRIFSESDLVGNFRTLVALDRVKAGSTLAIPPG, from the coding sequence GTGTCCGGATCATCCACTCGCGCGGGCCGGGGACTCGATGATTTCGATCGCGCGATTCTTCGCATCGTCCAGCACGACAACAAGACACCGCAGCGCCGGATTGCCGAGGCCGTCAATCTGTCGGCCGCGGCGGTTCAGCGCCGGATCGCGGCGATGGAGGCCGCCGGGGTGATCGAGCGCAATGTTGCGGTGATTTCGCCCGAAGCGCTGTCGCTCGCGATCACCGCCATCGTCGAAGTGCATCTGTGCGACGAGCGCGCCGCGACGGTCGACAAGGCCAAGGCGCTATTCGCCGGGGAGCCCGCGGTGCAGCAGGTCTATTATGCCACCGGCGGCGTGAGCTTCGTTCTCGTCATCATCTGCCGCGACATGCGCGAATATGAAGCGCTGACGCGCCGGATATTTTCCGAAAGCGACCTCGTCGGCAACTTCCGCACATTGGTCGCGCTCGACCGCGTCAAGGCGGGCAGCACGCTCGCTATACCTCCGGGCTGA
- a CDS encoding EamA family transporter → MRSPSTQQAAAIGVSAALLSQISMNVGAGFAKQLFPLIGAYGVTSLRITLAATMLLLLYRPWRRPIARAAIPALIVYGSMLGLMNLSYYQALARIPIGIATGIEVMGPLAVVLLASRRPQDFLWLALAVLGLILLLPLQHNDGLDPVGIAFAFGAAACWAFYIVFGKRVSGTFGSNAAPWGMLVAATLSLPIGLATTGAALFSPTFLLIGAGIALLSSAIPYSLEMESMRRLPAHVFGMLLGASPAVAALVGYVILDELLTPVQWLAISCIIVSAVGSSLAASRQPAATDA, encoded by the coding sequence ATGCGATCACCCTCGACCCAGCAAGCCGCCGCGATCGGCGTTTCGGCGGCGCTCCTGTCCCAGATCTCGATGAATGTCGGGGCCGGTTTCGCCAAGCAATTGTTCCCGCTGATCGGCGCCTATGGCGTGACGTCGCTTCGCATCACCCTCGCCGCGACGATGCTCCTCCTCCTGTATCGCCCCTGGCGCCGGCCCATCGCGCGCGCCGCCATTCCCGCGCTGATCGTCTATGGTTCGATGCTGGGGCTGATGAACCTGTCCTATTATCAGGCGCTGGCGCGGATCCCGATCGGGATCGCCACGGGAATCGAAGTGATGGGGCCGCTCGCGGTCGTGCTTCTCGCCTCGCGCCGTCCGCAGGATTTCCTGTGGCTTGCGCTCGCCGTTCTGGGGCTGATCCTGCTCCTGCCGCTTCAGCACAATGACGGGCTGGACCCCGTCGGGATCGCGTTCGCCTTTGGCGCTGCGGCCTGCTGGGCCTTCTATATCGTCTTTGGAAAGCGCGTATCGGGCACATTCGGCAGCAACGCCGCGCCGTGGGGCATGCTCGTCGCGGCCACGCTGAGCCTTCCGATCGGGCTCGCAACGACAGGTGCGGCGTTATTCTCGCCAACCTTCCTGCTGATCGGCGCGGGTATCGCCCTGTTGTCGAGCGCCATACCCTATTCGCTGGAGATGGAATCGATGCGCCGGCTGCCCGCGCATGTGTTCGGCATGCTGCTTGGCGCGTCCCCGGCGGTTGCCGCGCTCGTCGGCTATGTCATCCTCGACGAGCTGCTGACGCCGGTCCAGTGGCTCGCCATCAGCTGTATCATCGTGTCGGCGGTC